The segment ATCTTACTAATAATTTTTAGCCTTTTTGTCATTTAAGTGGAATGATATTTACTCAAATACTATAGAATTGTTAAACAGATTGATCTAAAAACCAAAAGTACGTGAAACCATAAAAACCCATagttcagagagagagagagagagagagagagagagagagagagagagagtttttatttaatttattcaaaatttatttcgatagaaaatctttataataaaaatatacctACCAATTTTTCTCTCATAATACAGCCATCCAAGGTAAGTTTGCAGTCCTGCATCTGACACAGCATCCATGTGAACAGACAGAAGTTGACAGAAGTGGGTGTTCATGTTGTACATGATGGATTTACACTCGTCATTTCTTGTGCAATAAGATGCACATTGTATTGAACTTCGAAATATAAGTGtagatatgatattggtttctggaGTTGCCCGGTTGTCGTAAGTGGGGTTTCTGGACATGAAGTCGGAGATGGTGACCCCACGTACAGCTAAGATCACcacaaaaacaagaaatatggtTTGCTTCATACTGAGTTTCAATAACTAGTTTGATGTACGGGTGTAATTCGTTATATATGTTCTACGAAAATTTGAGGTCAAGATTAAAAGCGGTTTTCTACTTCCCTGTATCTAAGCAAACAAAGTTCGTGGGAAAACAAACATATCAATTCGTAAGTAGGTTTATAATTGAATATCGACATAAATGCGCTTTTAACACAGACATGAGCATgagacagattttttttttaaatagtgtgACTATATTCAGCATCACATTATGTTAGAAATTAAATGGAAATCCAATTTGATACATTGTGTGTGGTGCAGTAGATATCAAATGTTTTccgtttcaaaatttttaaaatctctaTACCTCACCTGTATATTGATATTGTAAATGGCCATGGATCTTTATAATCTGTGAAATACTCAAAATTCCTTTAAGTAATCAATAaccctttttctttatttcagcCTCCAGGTAGGATCTCTCGATGTTTCCGAGTCCGATGTTTTCAAccaaattatatgaatatatcgTGTTTTATAATTAGGGGTCCGTATCTCTAAAACATGAGATGACTACTTCACCATTTTCCACAATGGTAGCGGTACTCCAATAATAGataaccctgaaaatttcaaccCCCAGAGTAAGGGCCCAGTTGTTTCCGAGTCCGATGTTTTAAACCATATTATAGTGAATGGTGTTCTATAAGTGGTCGACCGTATCTCAAAAACTGGAGATGACAAATTCACTATATTTTCACAGTGGCTGTGGTACACCACTAGCAGATGACCCTGAAATTTACAATCACAAGGGTAGGGATCATCGATGTTTTCGAGCCAAATGTTTGAAATCACTTTATAATGAATATAGCATTTTCTTCAATGGCCGAATAACTCAAAAACTCACGGTGGTAGTGGTTAAACCCTTATAGAGGACATGGAAATTTCAGCCTCCAGGGTAGTGGCCCTCGATGAAAattgttttcgagcccgatgtttaaaatccCGTTATCATGAATATGGCATTTTCTTTAATGGTCCCGTATCTGAAAAACTTGAGGTGACCACATCATATTTTTACGGTCGATCCTCATTCAATTGACAAATACATATAACAGGTCAAGTACAATTAGAAATAATTGATATAAGTTTTGTGATTCTACTCGTTGTCCATCTCTCTGTGAATGTTCatcacttttttaaatgtaagtAAGGTCTAATTGAGTTAATAAATTGTTATGATAAAAATGAACACTGTTTGCGAAAAAAGGCTAAATATACAATGATTACATCATCTTAGTATGTTTGCCTCTATATCGCATGGAAAATTATTGTAATTCATACATGCATGTCTAAACAAAAATCTTCGAAATTCAGAGCACGACCTAGCTGGCGgcttaaaaatatatgcatccccattatttaaaaaaaaaaacttaatacatGAATTGTTTAGCTTAAAATgttaactttatttcaaatcGATATGCGTTAATATCATATCTTCTTTATACGTGTGATGCTTATTTGCATGAAATTGGCGATCGACCGAAACTTAGGCTAAATTGAAACAGAGTCACGCAAGTGACCTTCTAGAATTGCGATCCATTTTCGTCCTTTGTCCTTTGCCATGTGTCTGCATCGTGCGGTAATATTTGAACACTTTCAGTTTCTTCTCTGAAACGACTAGGGTTATCTTGACTATATTTGGTGTGTAGCATCTATAAAACTCTAAAAATTAGtacaaattacaaatttaaatcGTATATCCTCTTAGTCAAGTACAGGATATTACACATAGAAAATGAACGCAAAGTTATAATGAGCAGGGGTGCCTCTACAAAAATAGTGAAATGCATGGTCCTTGGATCAGAGACCTGGCCAATAcggttatatagtgaaaatgaattgattcctgaaaaaaataattctctaTTCCCATATACATTTGAGAAAAATTAAGGTATCCGACCATTATTAGGACATAATTATTCCAACCTTGAATATCAATCATGTATAAAATACTCTTAAATTAATTCAAAGCATTTTagagtagaaaaagattttttttaaaatgtcataaaCTAAGCagcaattaattaatttatattgcattaaggtctatggggacaagcacatttttaaaataaaaaagtaaatactaaGAGTATCAATAAATATTCTGGTGGAAAGATgcatttaatcattagaaatagGAAAACTATGATAGGAAaactatttaaaacaaatgttataccgtatagatattttttaagaattgaATACGTATTCAATATATTAAAAGCAAAGGGGGGTAACTCTTCGATTACAGGAAAAGGTCAATTATTAGGACACATTCCACTCTTCCATACTGATACTTAAACATTAAAACTTTGTCCAAGTATACTGAGTAATAAGCCCATACATATATGTCAAGCGTCCCCATTCAGTGAACAAGGGCTATTacggatcggataccttaaatgCATTATTATAATGTCCATTAAGTCCTCACCAGAATTGTGGAtggtccctgggtcaggggtccAAGCCCTAAGGAGGGGCCAAAATGGCCATACAGTGAAAATGCATTattgaatcttagaaaatcttattCATAATCTCTACTTCCACAGTAGGGGGAGATAAACTGAATGCATGAAAATGATGTTGTTGAAACctcttaccaaaattgtgaaattcatggcccctgatAACGAGTTGAAACCCTTGGGTACAGGACCAATGTGACCAATGCATATAGCTGGCGTagtttataacttcaatttcaatcctaatttcatttctttcatatcaattttttacatactcccaaaaaagtggggggccaactccatgataattcaattttttataagtaaattttaaaaagttagttgctgcgagaaacacccccccccctgtGATACTTTTCATccaattcatgtacatgtatacatgtatacggatCACAACCCCCTGGCATTTTTGCATAACTTGTCAATGACTAGTTGGAGTTTGTTGTACAAgaatacaatacaaatattctaaaatatatcaaaggcAAAGATAATATGTTTAACTGAGTTAGAgcattgatgtacatgtattttatttaattttttattgacaTTCAAACTTTTTAAGGGGGAGGTATGTTTCGATTCTTGctgtaagttgtttttttttctaattatattatatataataattactgtaaataaatttttaattttaaattgtgtGATTGATAATTTCTGGCACTTCGGGTAACTCTGACCCATTGTATAAATAGTGCCTCTTTGGGAggttaacagttgaaattgacaccccgaagaaaccattgtcaaccgacgcgaagcaatttcaactgttattctctcaaacaggcactatttattttattatactgaatgtcctAATTTTAGAGAAAGAAGAAGGTacagtttcttttaatatttgccctaaaattcaaaagtggTTAAAATCccatgaaaatacacatatgcTATCTTGAACatgaatgtatataaaataccaAGTTATACGCTTTTATCttgattcaaaaaataattatgactttAACATTTTGGCAAATTTCTAAGATTAagtcaaaaatgatgaaaaatggcacattttctcatagttttttTAAGAGGAAAATGTGTCCGCGGCCGTCGCccacaacaaaattaatatattttatgtgtcaTATCATGATAAAGTTATAATGTGAGTTTCATCGTGGGCGACAGCTGCGGACAtagttttctattcaaaaaactACAGAGGAATTGGTGtcttctgctcagttttatgaaaattacgggaaaatgcactgtttgtgacgtcataattaccCTTGTGAAAGTCTTATCAGTATCCCCGaatacccaaactccgtcaccataagcagaaaacctcccgcgtttctctgtaaattattttttgtggtttttatcatttgcaatcactaaatatattctgaaacaatataatttataaaattattaacaaaaatattttgatttttattcaaataagctcTCTGAATACGACGTGTATCACGCGTGCTTACAAtatcttatgaacctaactccgtcacccacatgctctatgatatggcagggaatgaagacacattaacaatttagttaaaactccatttgtatctaggccaagttatgataagtaaaaatggtgcatacaatttaaattgtatttaatttcatcgaaatgaaatgatcgccagaataaaaaatgggtccatgtaacaacaatcacaatggccttttcagaatgtatggatgccgtttgatttatgtccttacatatttaaaatattttatatcattaattaatatattatttattatattatttatttattacatttttagaaatgtagcatattcttaatagcgatataccggagatatctataccctgtataaggcaaaagtatcggcatgagcgatttgacgttatcatcaagagtagtgcataaaggctattgcggactgaaaaaaattgttttaattaccttaatcaaaaatgtattacatgtgaaatgtttcatcttgacctttctaaaaatggctgaccaccgtaaatgatcgaatgggcccgcatgtcagaaatatcgatattttagtgcacccgtgaaaaagatttagctgatttcacacaattaatggtgcataaaatgaacaaggtttaattctgttattttttgacacattcttaaatttaaccgttgcaaattgttgacatttgattgaagattttttaacatgcaaaaaatgacgtcataatcgcacttgatttcaaacgacaaggagtttcccgaaagtgaaagggtagtgacggagttaggggctATGCGATAAACTATTCATAGATTCTTAGTTTATGAATATTATTGTGTAGATAAATGTtacatttccattttttgtgatatttttaaaaattcctctaaaacagggcaaaatatgactgaaactgtACCTAGTTCTTTTTACTACTTATATATAGTATAAGAAATGAAGCAAATTCTACGGCAaactgtacgcgcataatttacgcgcatgtaacaattcgttttgttttactttcatgttatatactgtaatctgattggtttagacgcagttcataatctgttctattaccctcagcgttagcaacgcacttagcaacgggtaacattacaaattgttacatgcgcgtacggttcgccttagaattcacgttattcctatctaaaagcagtaatgttttctttaaaattaagacactCAGTAttcgcacgcgaataaaagttgttttacaGTAGATGTGGCAGCAGAAAGAGGAAGCATTAGCAATACTAACAACACCGGCAGCTCACAGGTGAGGTTCCATGACAGACTTATCTCTATTTACaggtttttttaaagcaaaataataCATTAATAAATGATGCATTTCAAGTGTAAACTGATCATATCAGTTTGATTGATAGCTGTTCAAAGAGGGCATGGGTTTTGTTAAACATATGAAAATTGGAATAGCGTCATTGTTTAATGATCAATCTTTCACACACATTGTAGATGTTGGCATATGTACTCGTGACGTACAATAATTATAGTTAAGATTATACGATTTTCATTGCAAATCTACGTCTGATTTCTATGGATGATGAATCCATTTTACCCATTCATCAAACAATCAATTCTCTtttacaaattgaagcattatTTAACGGCGGAACAGTGATTTTGGAAAGACTGATAGAAGATGTGATGTTATAGATTTCGAATTACAGCGATAAAAATATACGTTTTGAAATAGAATGTTATTATCTTTAAATGACaccaataaatatttattaatgtttcaaaagaaaaatcattgcctgtactcaaaaattgacacTGACATATAGTTTAGGTCACTTGATTCACTAAGGCGACCTATTGACCTATCTTTGTCCATTGTCGTGTCGTTTGTTGtctgttaacaattttacatttttaacatcttgAAAAATACAAGGCCAATGGTAccttcttttctttttggaGTATCTCTAGGATTAGAGGaatcttaattgtgaaatttatcaCCTTACCACATACGGGGCCTCATGAACAAGGCCAAATATGCAAACGGCCTCAGAAATCTTTTACTCTACtccaattatataatattaaccATTATAGGGATACTATGTCATGTGATCATTAACTGCATAAATCATGGCATTTGGAACTTTCCTTTCTTACTCTCAAGCATACCGGAAGAAATTTGTGTTCATTTCATTTTACCCTTAATTGTCAATGTTTATCATTAGTTTGCAATATTTACAACTTAGTTTTTTGCAGGCAAAACTtgactttgatttatgtttcatttatctaaaaaaaaacgaGGTAAATGACTCTGACAATGCAAATGATCTtattattaaagaaatttttggTTAAAAACGATGTTGTCAGTATTTTCGCATACGGACCCTCTCGTCAGAACAAAAACCTACGCTTATCCAAGATCCATGCAATTTATTTGTTacattaatgaagaaaaaaaaagaattactcATCGTattaatgttattaaaaatgtGTCATGTTTTACGTAATTAAGAGCAAATAAGGACCAGAATGCTTAATCCTTTACAATTTATACCTCATACCTTTTAAAGGGGTAATATTTTGATCATCATCgacaatatttaacaaaaatgttttgaataatgTTCTATACAATATAcagcattttgtttatttatttattttttgcaaaatggCTCAAAGGTTTGGTCGTTGAATATTCATATTCTACATaatcttaaaaagaaaaagaaacttcTGAATagttgtagaacaaaagttcttCAAAAACACACgaatttttaattgatatcaagaaaacgggatgacccctcaaattaagtCACTGCGCCTTTATAATTAAGTGAAAGGATTGctgaaaatatataagtaattatttaaattgGAGGTGACACTTCCATTTAGGACTATTATAAACTAATCAGTTCTAGGTTATTCACCAACACCATACTAAAGATGGTTTATGAGGTTCAGAACATTatacaatatatcaaataacgtCAACGGAAACGTGGTACAGAACAATAAAGGAAATACAAGTATTAGTGATATGTCTACataattagataaatatatatagatatagcatgtaaagtttttaaaaatggcAGACCAAGTCATATTTATTGGTAatataataacaaattttatttcagggTTTCCACCTTATTAGAAGACCAATTtcttgaaattataaaatatttcaaattggtCTTGTACAGGTTTTATCATGAAGATATTGTTTCCTAATATCTAATTAtgaaatacattataaaaagtattaaaatccATACGCAAACTAAAAATAAGGTCTTTTCACACGGTGGCAATAGATTCGAGACTAGAAATTTCTTTCACAAACAACCGGTCTTGTGACCGTGCATGGAATATCAACCCACACTCCCATATAGCCAGTAGATGAGGCAATGCATTTTTCAGAGCCGGGGCCTGTACTATCATTCGGTTCACCAGTAGGCTGATACCAGTTAGTGTAGGTTGACGGAGTTTGACTATCAATCCACGTAAACGTCCCGGAATTATCTGTATCGTATCCGTTCAGCCAGTATTCGCCTGGTGCTTCACAAAGGGTAGATGCtacatgtgtttaaaaaaaaattaagaacatTCTTTCATTAGAACTTTATTCATGCTTAATTACACACTATTGTATTATACACGTGCTTTATTGACTCACATTCCAGTTCGTTTGACTGGTTGTCTTTATTGTGTATCATATTTCTACAGTGTTAACTAAAGtctattaaattttataatgcctGAAAACCTACTCAATTCTGAAAGCCAGTCATTGTCAGCTTGAGATTGCACTTCAATGACGTAAGCTGGTGGAGACAGGCTGGCACAAAATGTCTGTGAAAAGAATATTGGTGATAATAATTcacataaatgatttatttggaGTTTATGGTATCTATGGTTAGGTCTATAACAATAACGTTCTTCACttgataaataaacatgtagGTTCAGAGTATTTGTGGTCTAAGACTGATTACCCTTTCTtcgccttttttttttgttaaagagACAAAATAGCTGAAGACTGTGTGTTTTACTTCAGGTTTACCAATTTTAccgttaggaaataagaaacaATGTCGATAATGACAGTTGAAATATTGGCAGTATTCTAATGATGGACTTCAATTTCGGAAGCATATGATGGCTGCTTATCGATGTGTATCGTGAAACAAAAAATCCATACTGTTAAAATGACAATCATCTACATAGCTTGTAACCTATCAATTTATAATTAAGACTTTATGTTGTGGTAAAAGATATAACAATATCACAAAGTCCTAAAATGTTATCTCACCCGAGAATCATTGAATGTTCTGTAATTAGAATCCAACAAATACCAATGACCAAAACGATAGTGCCAAATTGAacaatctgtaaaaaaaaataacattgctaatttaattatttgtatttatttaaatacgCCTGAAAATCACAATATTAAACTAGATACCTCCGATACGCGTATCTCCTGCCAAATGATGTCATAAATCAACGTCTCTTGTTCCTTCACCATTAAAATAGACACCTCTGTAATCCCACAATTTAGCGGCGGGTACAACTTTTATCAACGAAAACCAATGAATCGTGGATCTTATATTATTCCTAAGCGTTATCCAACAAGATATTACTGGGGCATTAAGTTGCTTACCAAATGTTGTCTGTGTAGTTTCAGTGCTGACTACTGTGGTCTCAACATCGACTGTTGTGGTGGTTGGCATCGTTCCATCTGTATGATGTAgtcaattgaaaaaattattgtgAATTGCATTACAACATTCATTATAACAAATGTACCAATGTATCATGATTATAGGAATAGGAAGGGAAACCTGTCAAAAGGTAGTTGATCCCTAACCAAGAGAAGTATAACTGATCGAACACCCTtatatatacgagggttgtccctaaataatgtagacaggacacataatttataatttgttcactgcaatttcattagacttctatgttttctttaatgaccttttggcaaacaatactgaaaaattcaaatctgtaccttatttatttctcgagaaaataaataagtactaacaacaagttttgtcacATCGTtttacgataacatttacgttttatttccaaACATGTCTCTGAAAAAatatcatctttaaaaaaatgtaccaTGAGTGCATATTCAACATGtatttctagttttgttttctttttttaaaattgtgtaagtacaaacgatctgtcAGCTGCAAACTTGTCttgtattacttgttgtctaacgtccgtcttaccgaaatgtgtcgttctgcattttgacgtccattgatatcgttcggggtttctttttttcacttattgtcatcatacttgttcaaatatttttaatgttgtttaactacttattcacaaaacgcattcctaatcgattttgttaatttcatttacttccaaagccgcttagaattaatttcatggtttttacaaaattgtgTCAGTTACTGCTGTGCCACCTTAAACGCCGACATCGTCATTTTATCACGAGTTAACTTTTTAACTTGTCACAAAAACGCGctatatgatatttaaaagttttgttatagccaaaacattttccGAGTAACtaatagaattattatcaaatatcaatgtatgttttatttgatttttttcattcaaaaagtacttttcctcgcaatttttatttcattatgttgattttaacttttttttttgacattgcgccgcatgtcgaatttctgatTTAATATGCTTTCattcactaatttaatctcaaacaatattcgattttaaaaatgtatttgaatgcaaatgtcttgaaccctttgtggcacaaattcatcttcctttgtcttcgattaactgaataacgccaattgtctacgctattttgggacaaccctcgtacatgtattctaatcactaatttaaaccaatgaaatcCAAAAAAGCAGACTGACATTAATTTACCAACCAGAAActagatattttatatattaaggCAAGAATGATATCATGGATACCATGTAGtattatgaattatgaaaagTCCTTAAAAACCCTGGTgaaactactgtggaatcattagatttcatggtgactcaattttcgtggatttcgtgggtacctctcatctaCTAATTAATATCCTCCACTAATTGATAATTCAGTGTTATTAAGTAACATTTCCTTTCGTAAgtataagagaatacacgaaattacgtcccaacgaacctgaaaaatttaataaatccacgaaaattggcctccACGAATTTTAACTATTCCACAGTATCAGGTATAGATATAAGAaaactgtttttttaaaaattaataaaaactaCTATAAGTTTTCTCTTCGGGTTATGGTAAGGTATCGATAAAGTAGCAATTAAAGCAGAGAAAAGATACATAAGTCCGCTTTTAGCAATAATATTTTCTCTCATACCCGCATAAATCACccaaaaaaagaacattttattgtttaaatacaaGTATTTTTTGGGAAACAATTGCCTTGAATAGTTGCGATCTGCAACGAGAGTCAGTtatttgcaacaagcgttaattttttgttactttagttagataataattaattataattttacaaactggtgcaaaaaatatgttttattttcttgtcaCTTTATGTCTCATTGATTTAAAGAGATTTTGAAAAGATTACGGTTAATAGATTAAGAATTATTCAATGCTTTTTTTGACgtaacaatgaaatattttccaACATTGCTCTTTTAAGATTTTATGTTAGCAatccaaataaaaaatgttcatcttgCATATTGCAAAAGATATATTGCAAAGCTCTAaagaattttttgtttgaaatgccaattttttcccattaaaaaaatattattctaatCACCTTTAATCACTTGTTTTCCTTCTTAAACTCTTACCAATGTCATTCTAACTAataaatttttgcctttttgtcattttatttggGATGATATTTGctcaaataaatattacagaattgtaaaacaaattgataaagaaACCAAAAGCATGTGAAACCTTATTAactcaagagagagagagagagagagagagagagagagagagagagagagagagagagagagagagagagagagagagatgtcgcGATAGAAATAGAAATacaaacaaaatctttaaagaaaTATACCTACCAATTTTTCTCTCATAATACAGCCATCCATGGTAAGTTTGCGGTCCTGTATCTGACACTGCATCCATGTGAACAGATAGAAGTTGACAGGAGTGGGTGTTCATGTTGTACATGGTGGATTTACACTCGTCATTTCTTGTGCAATAAGATGCACAGTGTATTGAACTTCGGAAAATAagtgttgatataacattggTTGACAGAGTTGCCCGGTTGTCGTAAGTGGGGTTTCTGGACATGAAGTCGGAGATGGTGACCCCACGTACAGTTAATATCAACACAAACACaagaaatatgttttgtttcataCTGAGGTTCTGAAACTAGTTTGACGTTCGAGTGTTATCCATTATATAGACATGTTTCTACTAAAATGCGATGTCATTGGTCAAGATGAGCATCTACATCAAAGAGGGTTTTCTACTTCCTTGTACCTAAGCAAACAAAGTTCGCGagaaaacaaacatattaattCGTAGGTCGAAAATTGAATATCGACATAAATTCACTTTTAACACGGACAGCGTGTATGAAACGgattttattctaaaaatgtGACTCTATTCTGCCTCACATTATGTTAGTAATTAAATGGAAATCCACTTTGATCCATTGTGTGTGATTCTGTGGACATCTAATGTTTCCCATTTCAAAAATCTATAATCTCTATACCTCAATGacccatacatacatatatatatatatatatatatatatatatatatatatatatatatatatatacacacacacaataaaaataaatattttttttctgaaaaaggTTAGAGATACAATAATTCCATCATCGAAGTATTTTTACCTCTATATCTAAcagaaattgattgtaattcatacATGCATGCTTCTACATAAATCTTCGGAATCCAAAGCACGACCTAGATGTCGGTATAAAAAACGCATCttcttaattttcaaaaaaccatTAAAGATGCATTGTTTAGCTGaatatgtcaaattttattCCTGTAGCtgtgataaatgatttttacatCGTTAATTAATGTCTTCTAaatatactagcggaaaaaagaaactgtgcattatttaatatatgaaaaaacatttaaaaattacaatgaacaatttttattttttgtaacactgttaacacatgtattccTAACAACAACTCATAACACATTAATGTCAACGTGGAATAACGTCATTTTCAGCACACTCAAAAGTCacagttatttgaaattgaattaacaaaattaataacgcgtgtgaccaccatttgcgttcacgcatgtttgaca is part of the Magallana gigas chromosome 3, xbMagGiga1.1, whole genome shotgun sequence genome and harbors:
- the LOC105320148 gene encoding lectin-like codes for the protein MSRNPTYDNRATLSTNVISTLIFRSSIHCASYCTRNDECKSTMYNMNTHSCQLLSVHMDAVSDTGPQTYHGWLYYERKIDGTMPTTTTVDVETTVVSTETTQTTFDCSIWHYRFGHWYLLDSNYRTFNDSRTFCASLSPPAYVIEVQSQADNDWLSELTSTLCEAPGEYWLNGYDTDNSGTFTWIDSQTPSTYTNWYQPTGEPNDSTGPGSEKCIASSTGYMGVWVDIPCTVTRPVVCERNF